Genomic segment of Panicum virgatum strain AP13 chromosome 9N, P.virgatum_v5, whole genome shotgun sequence:
ttcaaaaaaaaagtgttgAATTTCGGATCCTAAAACAAATGGACAATCGACCAGAGGATGCAGCGAGAGTTACGATGTGACTTGCCGTTCGGCTGGCTCTGGCTGGCTGTTGCAGCAGAGTTTGGGCCTGCAGCCGAACGGCTAGAGCCGCAGCAAACCGAATGAGCCGAAGCGAAGTAATATAGGAGAGAACAGAACTACAGACAGGCAGAAACAAAAACAGTTTCCACTATGCAGCCAATCTGAAATGAATCAGTACCGTGGAGTCTTTTGTATTGTATTGCGTCGTATCTGACAGCACGGTGGTAGTTATGCAACGAAGTTCCCACAAATTGGCATTGCCAGCTAACCCAACGAGCTGTGTCGTGTTTTACAATTTCAATGAGGCGATGTAAGCGACAGCAGAAACAGAGACAGCCATGCCGATCGTTGAAGGCCTGAGAGATTGGAACTCGTGTGGTCAAAGGCACGTCCCTTTGCAAGCAGCGTCGGTGCAGCGGCAGACAGGCTGCCCTGAAACCTCCCATCCGTTAAACCCGCGCTCCAGTACCATGATGTTCTTTATCCCTGAATCCTCCTTGGTCTCCGATAGATAGTCTGAGAACATCCGAGCACATGTTGGACCTCGCACCTAGAGTGCAGTGacacaagtgttagcaagggaAAATGTTATTTACAGATACACTGGACTGAAACATAATAAGCCTTGGATATGAAATGGACACTGAGGCCATgcttagtttccaaaaaatttcctaccgcacccgtcacatcgaatcttcggacacatgcatggatcattaaatgcagttaaaaaaataactaattacacagtttaattgTTTTATaggagataaatcttttaagcctagttagttcatgattggacattaattatcaaataacaacgaaagtgatacagtaccaaaacccaatTTTTTTggcgaactaaacacggcctgagATAAAGGTACACAGATAAAATAGTGAAAACAGAATTTGCTTGCCGTGGGATAATAGCGGCTGCTGCAGAACTAACTCAATCAGGGAGAATATAGAATGGGCACTAGTATGAACTGCTAAAGGCAGTAGTATAGCTAGAAGATGAGATTAGTGAGTTAGATAGGCCTATTTCATCAGATAATTTCTGGCCATTAATGGATGTTTAGCAAAGCCATGTATATAATAATCAGCAATTCAGGGCAAGCAAAACATCTAAGGCCTTATATTCTAGCTATATACTGTTTTTTTCTGTGTTAAAACAGAATGCATGTCTATCCTAAAAGCAAAAGCAAGCCATGAATCTTCAATTTCACAAACATTTCTTGACAAGGAAAAAAGAATTTGTTTTAATATCTCATGTTAATCCTAACTTCCTGTGTGCCTTGTGAAAGAAAAAACTCGCTATGTTTTTTCCCTACGTTGCACGGATACTTGGCTGAACACGCGTATCGTGTATCGGATATGGATACGTATCCGATAAGCGTCCGATACGTATCCAATAAGTATCTGATTTttattaattaaaaaaaatggatACGCATCCTGATACGTATCAAGTTCATGGATACGGCGTATCACCATTTTGTGGATACGGCCCAGCCCAATAACATGTCGCATATCCCCCGTCGCCCTAGCCAGCAGCGCGCCGCACTCCCGCACTCCCGCATCGCGCCGTccctgctcgccgcccgccgcccgccggcgacgagcacccgtccctgctcgccggcgacgagtaCCGCCCCTGCAACGTGGATCCAGCTCCGGTGAGTTATCCTATCCCCTTCCGGCCTTCCCCAATctcgatctcctcttcttcttgagTTCGTAGCCAGTTGCTGCTTGATTTCCTTGCTACCCACTTCGTCTTCCTCTCCCCAATCTCGATCTGTTCCCTCTCCCCAATCTCGATCTGTTCTGTTTCAGCAGTGGAGTTAGTGAGTTTTGTTGCTTGATTGCTTGTATGCAGTAGATGGCATCTCCCAATTTGAGCGGTGCTAGTGCAACTGGTAGCGTAGGATCTGCAGCCACAGAGGCAACAAACATCAAGGCTCCACTTTGGGATCATGTCACCATTTTAGGGACAGAGGAGATAAGGATGTGGGATGTAGGAGGGGATTCTTTTGATTCACTTGGTGGTATTGGCATTCTTGAAGTGGCTGACTTGTCCCTTGATGAACCTGAATTACAAGCTGTGATTTTTGGTGTGGATGCTCAGGAGGTTGATGTTGTGGAAGACAATGAGACAAATGAGGAATAGGAACTTGCTGCTGCATGAATTGCAAACCTGAATAGGCTGAATGCCTTTTATTGCTTTTCCTAAATTTGAGACTACTATATTTGAGACCTTCAGACCTGCTGTTCTGTAATAATAGTACACTTAAGTAGTTAATTGTGAGGTTTTATTGCTATCAGTTTTAAGTTTAGACCTgcattatttctttttattttattttttttaaatattaaatGTATCCGTGTATCGGGTTTTTTTGGGAAATTGGCatatccgcgtatccgtatccttccgataccgatacgcgtatccgtatccgtgcaACGTAGTTTTTTCCTCAAGAGAAAAGATTTACTAGGGCATTTAGCACAaccatcaaatgaaaaaaagagagagaagaaatgCCTCTGAATAGCAAATTTTCATAGATACCTCTCACATGTAAGATTCCCAATCCTAATCCAAGTCAATCATGAAAAGCCCTTAGCTGAATTTGTATTGTTATTATTCCTAGctgggcacaaacttttgtgtTGCAAACTACCCAAACATGAAAACCTGAACAAAGCAGTGCATATAGAGGTCTACTAGCAGCCCAGAGCGGTGCATACATAGGTCTACCATGCAGGCTAATTGATCAAGATAACGAAATTACAAAAGTAGGGCAATTAATTCAATCAGAGGAAGGAATATGTGGAGAACAAGCACAACAACAATTTGGCATAAAAAAAGTTGTTGCTTCTTAACAATTCTGTAGTCTGGTCTCTGGTGGACATCTAAACATAAGGTAAAATGGTAGTACGATACGCAAATTAACAGTTTCCCAAGGAAGATCCACGCCTCTACTGTGCTTCAGATAATCATTTCTGCCTCAAACCAACACATatactaagagcaactccaacagattgattttttccttttccctttccACTTTTTAGCCATAAAGGGAATTTAGGGGAAAAAATTtagctccaacagattgattttcccCTTTCCTCTTTCTCCTTTCCCCTATATTTCCCTCCTCTCCCCTATTTAAAGGGGAATTCCACCTTCTCCCTTTCCTTCTCCCTTTCTATCCATTCTTTCCTAGCCACAAGATCCACATGCATGAAAAAATCCTGGCCACTTATGAATTAAAGGGGAAAGagaaaaatcaatctgttggagcacATTTCCCCAATAAGCTAAAATTGTGATGAGAGATTTTCTTATAAGATGAGaaaggggaaagaaaaaaatcaatatgttggagttgctctaagtcTCCATTTGCAAAAGTAAATCAACCTAACGTTCCTTGAGCAGCATTGTCGAGTGAATCAGATTCCCCTGAATGTATAGAGAAACGAAGGCGGCGGATCTAGTACCTGGCTGAGGGCGCAGTGGAAGACGAGGGTGTCCTTGCCGCTAACGGCCCGCACCAGCTCCGGCATCCGCGCCGCGAAGCTGCCGCTGGCGTAGTGGTGCGACCCCGCGATGTGCGCCTGGTGGCTCCTCTCATCGTCCCTTCCGTTCCCGATCCGTTCCCCAACATCACACGGCGAGGGCAAAAAACAAAATTCAGGCTCCGATTTCCAAATCGGCGCAGCGTAAGGTAGGGCAGCACATCACAGGGGACGAGCCGCGGGCGTACCTGACGTCGATGATGGCAACGCGGGGATTGCCGCGCGCCATAGACACCAGCTTCGCCGCCGACACGTACGACACGCTCCGCGCCATCCCCGCTCGCCTCCCCTCACCGTGCGTCGTTTGCGGCGGCTGTTCTTTTCAGGCGAAGGATCAGAAAAGACTGGCCCTCGAATactttggttttttttttgaggggtatACTTGGTAAGTCAGGAGGCCGCGTTGGTATGTACCGCCTCAACTCGGACGGCCCAGGCCCAACAACTTCTTCCAGCTGTTCATGGGCTCACCTGCGTACAACATTGAACCCAGCGACAATACAGATCCAcaattaataataataaataaaaaccCAGGGACCAGAATTTAATTTTCGGAATTGGCAGGGGCCGCGCGTACGCGTACCCCCTCTTATCACAAATTATGACGTCCACTCTCCCACTTGGGGAGATGGTAAGCCAACGCACCCACCAAGTGCCATGTGAGTCATTGACCTAGGCCACGGGCCTTCTTGATTGCCCGTCGACCCCGTCCAGGTAAGTATGTTGTAACGATGGCAGGGGCGATGGTTATGTAGCCCCCTCCCTCGTCCCACCCTTCCAGGGGCAGCGAGGTGGTACTAAACGAGACGCGCCTGCCTCACCCTGaccgcgctgctgctgccgcgggAGGTGGGGTGGACCGGTGGAGCGATTCGTTCTCTCCGTGGGCTATTTCGTCGGCCCATGTGGAGAGCCCATAAGATTTTCGGACTCGTGCGCGCCCGCCAACCTCCCTTTTCGGTCTCTCTCACCACCGAACGGCGCCATTCTTCCAAAATTCACTCTGCCGCTACCCAATGCCGTCGGGGTCGGGCTCCCGaaggaggcggccgcggcgggcgggggTGGAGGCTGCTCCTCCTGTGGTACAAGTGATCTCGTCCGCCTCGGGTGAGGAAGGGGGttgggaggaggacgaggacgaggaggaggagagcgagGGATCCAGCGAGGGGCCGAGGAGGCTTGGCGGTGGGGAAGCTAGGGTTTCGGCGAGGGAGGGTAAGGCATCGGCGAGCGGAGGCGAGCCGGATGGGACGAACCTTCCCAGCTGCCCCATTTGTATGCTCGCGTGGACCGCCGACGGCGCGCATCGCGTGAGGTGAGGACGAATTGTAACGCTACATTGATTTCGTTGATTTGTGAACAAACTTGGCGTCTGGCGTGGCCCTGAACTTCTCGTAATTTGCTGAATTCATCTCACCGTGAATTAACTGAAACCATAGTTTTCGGAATCGGCTTGCTATAGCTTCTGAGTTCTGACCAGTTGTAATTTATGCTTCAGATCTCAAATCGAAGCCATAATTTTCGGAATCATGAGCTTTGTAATTGGGCGTACTATGAGTGCATTTCTATGAGTGTACAGCTGCTATGTGTTCTAGAGATCTCTGTTTCTGAATATAAGTGTATTGACTCTCAGGAGATTACTTGAGCATATCACTCTGCCTGATAGGCAAATTAACTGAACGCTAGGAATTATGACAAGAGAAAGAACATTAAGTTTATGTTCAGTACTAGTAACTGTTATGCGAAAATGGTAACTGTACTAATCATACCATTAGTCCATAATTCCCATGCTGGTGGACTAATGGACATTAAGTTTAAGTTTATGTCCATTAGTCCACCAGCATGGGAATTATGGTTGATAAAGGCATTGAGCATGTCAAGGACCATGGGTTTTATTACTATTTTCTTATCATTTGGGCATTTAGAAAATTGCTAAGGATCCTATAGTACGCTTATTATGTGCTAGGTTTCTGACTTCTGCTGATTTGGTGGTGCGTACCTGCTTATATTTTCAAATCATTACTAATAGAGGGTCTTAAATTGCTAACTGTGTTATATCCCACATCTAGTTGCATTCCCTGTGGGCATGTCTATGGCAGATATTGCCTAGAGAGGTGGTTGCTACAGTACGGCAAGAAAAAAGCACCGGTATGCATTTAATTGTATCAGAATAATAATGTTATTTGGGTGAATCCTTCTGACTGATTTAGATCTGTTATTTTTATACTTACTCAGTGTCCCCAATGTGGCAAGAGATACAAAGAAAACAACATTATCAACCTCTATGTACCAGAGATTGCTGTTCCCAATAATGATCTTGAAACGGTTAGTTATGCTTTACTTTTCGTTGAAGGTATATGTGATCATCTAGTAATGCTTATTTGATTTATGCAGCAAGTATTGTTATTGAGAGAGAAAAATGAATCTCTTGAGAAGCAAGTAAGGTCCCTTTTCTTTGTGCAATCTTCATTTTTACTTGAATTTGATATTAGTATCCTGTCCCATAGCAATTACCACAAGTTGCATATTCTTTTGCCAAAGCTTATACGTTCTTTATGTTTCCACACAGCAAGCAAAGTTACTTGAAGAGATAAAAGAGCATAAGGTACGTGCACAGATGAAATATTTTTGTTGATTAACCAAGTTGATTTTCTGATGAAAAAAGTAGGGTTACCTTACTgatacaacaacatagccttttgtcccaagcgagttggggtagaTTAGAGATGAAACCtaaaagacacaaaggtcatggttcaggcaTGTTGATAGCTAGtatccaagcgctcctatccaaagctaactCCTCAAAGATATTccaatctttaaggtctctcttaaccgactcgtcccaagtcagtttagttctacctctacccctctttaccttatcaacacgctttagcaccccactacgcaccggcgcctccggaggcctccgctggacatgtccaaaccatcccaaccgatgttgggtaagtttctcctcaattggtgccacccctactctttcccgaataacttcgttcctgactctatccctccttgtgtacccgcaaaaccaccgcaacatccgcatctctgctacactcagttgctggacatgtcgcctttttgtaggccaacattcagcaccgtataacatcgccgggcgaatcgctgtcctatagaacttaccttttagcttttgtggtatcctcctgtcacagaggacactagaagcttgacgccatttcaaccagccagttgagattctatgcctaacatcttcatcaatgtcgccatccttttgtagcatcgaacttaaataccgaaaagtgtccttatgggccaccacttgcccatcgagaCTAACGTCACCTCCCTCATGCCTAgatgcgctgaaatcgcacatcatgtactcggtcttggtcctactaagtctgaacccttttgactctaacatgcgtctccacagctctaacttcctattaacccctgctctactctcgtcaactagcaccacatcatcagcaaagagcatacaccaagagatatcaccttgtatgtcccttgtgacctcatccatcaccaatGCAAATAAATAAAGGCTCAATGCCGAGGGTTACCTTACTGATGTATTTCATAAATTAAATTGGGCAATATTTCTGTGCACAAACCTTTTACACGCGCAGTAGAGTACCAATTAATCCTTTTATGTTTCCTTATATTACCTGCAGAGGCAGATTATGTTGCAACAAAATGTAATATTTGATACAAGCTCGAAGAGACAGGTAGAGCACTAGTAATGCTCAAAGTTTAATAATTAGTCATAGTGATAAAAGCTTCCATGTTAACATTTTCTGCGATTGATTTTGAAGAAAATGACTGAGCGGATATCAGATGGAGTGGCAGATGCTGAGCCAATTGCCTCAATGGAAGACATTGACCATAGAAATCACTGCAGTTTTGTTCTCCAGGTCTGCTTTAGTGCTATCCGATTACCACTTTCTATTTTACTCGGTCTCGCTATGTTGAGATTTATTTTCCGGTTCCATTTGGTTATGCAGCCAATAACTGTGTAGTGTGTACAGTGTACTATTACTTGTGAAGCATATGCCAGTCACTTTCATGCCAACTTCAATTGCAGCCTATAACAGTAGATTATGAAGGGATCTTATCATTCACTGACTCACAATCAACAGCTATGTTTTGTAGAATGAGATTTTGGTTGATGGAGCTCGGGTCATGGGCATAGATGCATCAAGTCAGATTATACTCACTTCTGGAAGGGGTCCTGGAGTTGGTGCTGAACACATCCTTACAAAGGTACATGTCTAAACAGATGCTTTTGCTTAACGACTCCTGATGAGTTCTGCTTTTTATTGCAATTTTTGGTTGCTTATTGACCTTTTGCAATTCAATTCTTTATTTCAACAGATCAGCATGTTTGCTAGACAGGGAATGCAGAAAATCGACCTCCCTCCTGATACTAAAGCTATTAGGGACATCTGTATACTGCCTAGGGGCCATGCTGTTTTTGCATCACTAGGCAGGAAGTTGTCTCTTTTCAGGTCTGTAAAGAAAGTGTCAGTTTTATCTCACTATTGTCTTGCTAACATTTACTCTGATATCTGACCTTTGTGCTTATGTTTTATATATCTCAGCATGGCAACCAATAATGTTGTCCTTCAATACAATCTACCGGTGATTCTTTAACCTTTGCAATTTCATAAAACTTGCAAGTATTTTTATGCTCTTATGCTGTTTCAAAAACTGCTGCCAAAAGTTTGTTCCTGCATATATTTCTTCCTAAAATATTTAAATACAATAGATGGTCCTTTCTGTTATTTAAGGCTAGGTATCTGCAAGTCTATTCTGTTTCCATTTGTCATGTTGTTGTAGCTCTAGGTCTTGGATATCAGAAAATCACTTGCGGCAAACAATTTAACCTTCAGAAGACTAAAAGGGTGGTTGACAGTCAAAACACTTGTTTTCGACAGAGACATGTATACTTTTTCTTTAAATTAAAACTATGGAAAATGTGGAATTGCTTAAGTAAGTGAATTAGTGAATATGTGTTGCATTTACTAAGTAAGAGAATCAGCGAAAATGTGAAATTGTTTATGATGACCTGTTAATATTCTATGTTTCAATATCTTTCAGGCTCCTAGTTGGTCCTGTTCAGGGGATCATACTAGTTCGACTTATCTTTATACTGGATTACAGGTTGACTTTTCAGTATGCTGTTGTGGTTTTATTAAGTCTTTTTTGTGCACTTTTGGATGGTTGAATAGAAATTCTTCTATAAAAAAATTCAGAATGGGATGCTATTGGTCTTTGATATTCGTCAAACTTCGGCACCATTGCATTGTATGATGGGTTTATCGACACATCCAGTCCATACAATCCACTCTGCTGTAGATGGCAGTGGTTCCAGAAAGGTTTTCTCTGCTTCTTCTATAGGACCCTGCATTTGGGATGTTGATGGTGGTGAAGACAGGTATGCTTAGTTTGAAAAGTTCATACACAGTCCCAATTGATGTGCTTCTCATGGTCTGTGAAATGTCGGATTTGGTTATTTGTAGCCCCCATGATCAAGTTTTGGGCTCTTTTTTCAGGCCAAATTTGCTAAGTGGGATGGAAAACCAAGGGGTCTGCATTTCTCTTGCATGCGCCCCTCTATCAAGTGATCTCCTGGTGGCTTCCTACCGCCCGAAAGTTGAGCAGCCAGATGATAACGCCACACCCCAAGCGATTACACCACAATCACAGGCACCCACTGGTTCAGGAAAGCTAGGGCGCCATACACTCTTGAGGAGGACCGCCACAACATCCTTTGCCAAGGACCAAACCTGCAGCGGTAATGTAAGCGACTTGCGAATGTCAAAGTCTGCAATCATACCATGTGGAGGCAATCAGCTTCTCTTTGCCTATGGTGATGAGTCGCTGTATGGAGTCCGGACATGGCGTCTGCCTTCGTTTCAGACACACACCAATCTCAGGCCCCACAGACAACCGATCCTTGATCTAAGGTTTGCTGAAAGTTCAGCTGGGGGGAGGTACCTTGGGTGCTTAAGCGTAGAGAAGCTGCAGGTTTTCACAGTTAGGTAGCCCAACAGAGAAAACCCATTGACTTCATTCTTTGGCTTTGCTTTGCATGATGCTAACAAATGAACATTGGTGACTAGCTTTTTGTTGTAAAAGTACAAACCACTATCTCTGTTTTCAAGGCGttgcctaggcgacaaggcggtggcggctcgccttgcttaaggtctcgccttagcccgcctaggcgtcgcctaggcgataaggcggtggtggatcgccttgccttaccgctttaaaaacaGACCACTATTGCTCTGTACAGTTTTTGCTAAAAGGTGTGTAAAACCAAGATGTACAATTTCGTCAGAGGGTCCAGTATATCACTGGCAAGTGCAGGGATTACATGTTCTGGAGTTCTACTGGTGTGGCATTGTGCCATGAATCGAGGGAACAAATGGGTGGCAATTTGTCGACTTTAGATATGCTTCTTGCTATGCTCACTCGCCGATATTTTCAGTCTGTATCGTACCAGTATCATCATTGCACATCT
This window contains:
- the LOC120688013 gene encoding arsenate reductase 2.1-like is translated as MARSVSYVSAAKLVSMARGNPRVAIIDVRDDERSHQAHIAGSHHYASGSFAARMPELVRAVSGKDTLVFHCALSQVRGPTCARMFSDYLSETKEDSGIKNIMVLERGFNGWEVSGQPVCRCTDAACKGTCL
- the LOC120688006 gene encoding E3 ubiquitin-protein ligase RFWD3-like gives rise to the protein MPSGSGSRRRRPRRAGVEAAPPVVQVISSASGEEGGWEEDEDEEEESEGSSEGPRRLGGGEARVSAREGKASASGGEPDGTNLPSCPICMLAWTADGAHRVSCIPCGHVYGRYCLERWLLQYGKKKAPCPQCGKRYKENNIINLYVPEIAVPNNDLETQVLLLREKNESLEKQQAKLLEEIKEHKRQIMLQQNVIFDTSSKRQKMTERISDGVADAEPIASMEDIDHRNHCSFVLQNEILVDGARVMGIDASSQIILTSGRGPGVGAEHILTKISMFARQGMQKIDLPPDTKAIRDICILPRGHAVFASLGRKLSLFSMATNNVVLQYNLPAPSWSCSGDHTSSTYLYTGLQNGMLLVFDIRQTSAPLHCMMGLSTHPVHTIHSAVDGSGSRKVFSASSIGPCIWDVDGGEDRPNLLSGMENQGVCISLACAPLSSDLLVASYRPKVEQPDDNATPQAITPQSQAPTGSGKLGRHTLLRRTATTSFAKDQTCSGNVSDLRMSKSAIIPCGGNQLLFAYGDESLYGVRTWRLPSFQTHTNLRPHRQPILDLRFAESSAGGRYLGCLSVEKLQVFTVR